Proteins found in one Neomonachus schauinslandi chromosome 1, ASM220157v2, whole genome shotgun sequence genomic segment:
- the CAMKV gene encoding caM kinase-like vesicle-associated protein isoform X1, whose amino-acid sequence MPFGCVTLGDKKNYNQPSEVTDRYDLGQVIKTEEFCEIFRAKDKTTGKLHTCKKFQKRDGRKVRKAAKNEIGILKMVKHPNILQLVDVFVTRKEYFIFLELATGREVFDWILDQGYYSERDTSNVVRQVLEAVAYLHSLKIVHRNLKLENLVYYNRLKNSKIVISDFHLAKLENGLIKEPCGTPEYLAPEVVGRQRYGRPVDCWAIGVIMYILLSGNPPFYEEVEEDDYENHDKNLFRKILAGDYEFDSPYWDDISQAAKDLVTRLMEVEQDQRITAEEAISHEWISGNAASDKNIKDGVCAQIEKNFARAKWKKAVRVTTLMKRLRAPEQSSTATAQSAPATDTATAGAAGGAAAASGAAPALGGSATSATAGAVALAAKSDNAAPADRSATPATDGSTTPATDGSVTPATDGSITPATDGSITPATDRSATPATDGRATPATEESTMPTTQSSATPATKAAATPEPALAQPDSTAPGGTTGQAPPSSKGEEAAGYAQESRREETS is encoded by the exons ATGCCGTTTGGGTGTGTGACTCTGGGTGATAAGAAGAACTATAACCAGCCGTCGGAGGTGACTGACAGATATGATTTGGGACAGGTCATCAAGAC TGAGGAGTTCTGTGAGATCTTCCGGGCCAAGGACAAGACGACGGGCAAGCTGCACACCTGCAAGAAGTTCCAGAAGCGGGACGGCCGCAAGGTGCGGAAGGCGGCCAAGAACGAGATAGGCATCCTCAAGAT GGTGAAGCATCCCAACATCCTGCAACTGGTGGATGTGTTTGTGACCCGCAAGGAGTACTTCATCTTCCTGGAGCT GGCCACGGGGAGGGAGGTGTTTGACTGGATCCTGGACCAGGGCTACTACTCCGAGCGAGACACGAGCAATGTGGTGCGGCAGGTCCTGGAGGCCGTGGCCTACCTGCACTCACTCAAGATCGTGCACAGGAACCTCAAG CTGGAGAACCTGGTTTACTACAATCGGCTGAAGAACTCAAAGATCGTCATCAGTGACTTCCACTTGGCTAAGCTAGAGAATGGCCTCATCAAGGAGCCCTGTGGGACTCCCGAGTACCTGg CCCCGGAGGTGGTAGGGCGGCAGCGATATGGACGCCCTGTGGACTGCTGGGCCATTGGAGTCATCATGTACATCCT GCTTTCAGGGAACCCCCCCTTCTATGAGGAGGTAGAGGAAGATGACTATGAGAACCATGACAAGAACCTCTTCCGCAAGATCCTGGCTGGCGACTATGAGTTTGACTCTCCGTATTGGGATGATATTTCACAGGCGG CCAAAGACCTGGTAACAAGGCTGATGGAGGTGGAGCAAGACCAGCGCATCACCGCAGAAGAGGCCATCTCCCATGAGTG GATTTCTGGCAATGCTGCTTCTGATAAGAACATCAAGGATGGTGTCTGTGCCCAGATTGAAAAGAACTTTGCCAGGGCCAAGTGGAAG AAGGCTGTCCGAGTGACCACCCTCATGAAACGGCTCCGGGCCCCGGAGCAGTCCAGCACAGCGACAGCCCAGTCTGCCCCAGCCACAGACACTgccactgctggggctgcaggcGGGGCCGCAGCTGCAAGTGGGGCTGCCCCAGCCCTTGGGGGCAGTGCCACCTCAGCCACAGCGGGTGCTGTTGCTCTTGCCGCAAAGAGCGATAATGCAGCCCCCGCAGACCGTAGTGCCACCCCAGCCACCGATGGCAGTACCACCCCGGCCACCGATGGCAGTGTCACCCCAGCCACCGACGGGAGCATCACCCCAGCCACCGATGGGAGCATCACCCCAGCCACCGATAGGAGTGCTACTCCAGCCACTGATGGGAGAGCCACACCAGCCACGGAAGAGAGCACCATGCCCACCACCCAAAGCAGTGCCACACCAGCCACCAAGGCAGCTGCCACCCCTGAGCCGGCTTTGGCCCAGCCGGACAGCACAGCCCCCGGGGGCACAACAGGCCAGGCTCCACCCTCTAGTAAAGGGGAAGAGGCTGCTGGCTATGCCCAGGAGTCTCGGAGGGAGGAGACCAGCTGA
- the CAMKV gene encoding caM kinase-like vesicle-associated protein isoform X2 has translation MPFGCVTLGDKKNYNQPSEVTDRYDLGQVIKTEEFCEIFRAKDKTTGKLHTCKKFQKRDGRKVRKAAKNEIGILKMVKHPNILQLVDVFVTRKEYFIFLELATGREVFDWILDQGYYSERDTSNVVRQVLEAVAYLHSLKIVHRNLKLENLVYYNRLKNSKIVISDFHLAKLENGLIKEPCGTPEYLAPEVVGRQRYGRPVDCWAIGVIMYILLSGNPPFYEEVEEDDYENHDKNLFRKILAGDYEFDSPYWDDISQAAKDLVTRLMEVEQDQRITAEEAISHEWISGNAASDKNIKDGVCAQIEKNFARAKWKKAVRVTTLMKRLRAPEQSSTATAQSAPATDTATAGAADRSATPATDGSTTPATDGSVTPATDGSITPATDGSITPATDRSATPATDGRATPATEESTMPTTQSSATPATKAAATPEPALAQPDSTAPGGTTGQAPPSSKGEEAAGYAQESRREETS, from the exons ATGCCGTTTGGGTGTGTGACTCTGGGTGATAAGAAGAACTATAACCAGCCGTCGGAGGTGACTGACAGATATGATTTGGGACAGGTCATCAAGAC TGAGGAGTTCTGTGAGATCTTCCGGGCCAAGGACAAGACGACGGGCAAGCTGCACACCTGCAAGAAGTTCCAGAAGCGGGACGGCCGCAAGGTGCGGAAGGCGGCCAAGAACGAGATAGGCATCCTCAAGAT GGTGAAGCATCCCAACATCCTGCAACTGGTGGATGTGTTTGTGACCCGCAAGGAGTACTTCATCTTCCTGGAGCT GGCCACGGGGAGGGAGGTGTTTGACTGGATCCTGGACCAGGGCTACTACTCCGAGCGAGACACGAGCAATGTGGTGCGGCAGGTCCTGGAGGCCGTGGCCTACCTGCACTCACTCAAGATCGTGCACAGGAACCTCAAG CTGGAGAACCTGGTTTACTACAATCGGCTGAAGAACTCAAAGATCGTCATCAGTGACTTCCACTTGGCTAAGCTAGAGAATGGCCTCATCAAGGAGCCCTGTGGGACTCCCGAGTACCTGg CCCCGGAGGTGGTAGGGCGGCAGCGATATGGACGCCCTGTGGACTGCTGGGCCATTGGAGTCATCATGTACATCCT GCTTTCAGGGAACCCCCCCTTCTATGAGGAGGTAGAGGAAGATGACTATGAGAACCATGACAAGAACCTCTTCCGCAAGATCCTGGCTGGCGACTATGAGTTTGACTCTCCGTATTGGGATGATATTTCACAGGCGG CCAAAGACCTGGTAACAAGGCTGATGGAGGTGGAGCAAGACCAGCGCATCACCGCAGAAGAGGCCATCTCCCATGAGTG GATTTCTGGCAATGCTGCTTCTGATAAGAACATCAAGGATGGTGTCTGTGCCCAGATTGAAAAGAACTTTGCCAGGGCCAAGTGGAAG AAGGCTGTCCGAGTGACCACCCTCATGAAACGGCTCCGGGCCCCGGAGCAGTCCAGCACAGCGACAGCCCAGTCTGCCCCAGCCACAGACACTgccactgctggggctgcag ACCGTAGTGCCACCCCAGCCACCGATGGCAGTACCACCCCGGCCACCGATGGCAGTGTCACCCCAGCCACCGACGGGAGCATCACCCCAGCCACCGATGGGAGCATCACCCCAGCCACCGATAGGAGTGCTACTCCAGCCACTGATGGGAGAGCCACACCAGCCACGGAAGAGAGCACCATGCCCACCACCCAAAGCAGTGCCACACCAGCCACCAAGGCAGCTGCCACCCCTGAGCCGGCTTTGGCCCAGCCGGACAGCACAGCCCCCGGGGGCACAACAGGCCAGGCTCCACCCTCTAGTAAAGGGGAAGAGGCTGCTGGCTATGCCCAGGAGTCTCGGAGGGAGGAGACCAGCTGA
- the LOC110577633 gene encoding E3 ubiquitin-protein ligase TRAIP yields MPIRALCTICSDFFDHSRDVAAIHCGHTFHLQCLIQWFETAPSRTCPQCRIQVGRRTVINKLFFDLAQEEESVLDAEFLKNELDNTRAQLSQKEKEKRDSQVIIDTLRDTLEERNATVESLQKALDKAEMLCSTLKKQMKYLEQQQDESKQAQEEARRLRSKMKTMERIELLLQSQRPEVEEMIRDMGVGQSAVEQLTVYCVSLKKEYENLKEARKASGELADRLKKDLFSSKSKLQTVYSELDQTKLELKSAQKDLQSADKEIVSLKKKLTMLQETLNLPPVDSETVNRLVLESPAPMEMLSLKLRRPAFGDDIDLNATFDVDTPPSQPSSIHHDRAKKLCQEIAHSPVQDIPKKMPKGPKQESQLSLGGQHCVGEPDEELASAFPVFIRNAVLGQKQPKRAKAEPCRSRDTVRTGFDGLGGRTKFIQPTDTTMIRPLPVKPKPKTKQRVGVKKALPPSQAKLDTFLW; encoded by the exons ATGCCTATCCGTGCGCTGTGCACCATCTGCTCCGACTTCTTCGACCACTCTCGAGATGTGGCCGCCATCCACTGCGGCCACACCTTCCACCTGCAGTG CCTAATTCAGTGGTTTGAGACAGCACCAAGTCGGACCTGCCCCCAGTGCCGGATCCAG GTTGGCAGAAGAACCGTTATCAATAAGCTCTTCTTTGACCTTGCCCAAGAGGAGGAGAGTGTCTTAGATGCAGAATTCTTAAAG AATGAACTGGATAATACGAGAGCCCAGCTTTCCCAGAAAG agaaggagaaaagggacagCCAGGTCATCATTGACACCCTGCGGGACACGCTGGAAGAGCGCAACGCCACTGTGGAATCTCTGCAGAAGGCCTTAGACAAGGCCGAAATGCTGTGCTCCACCCTCAAG AAGCAGATGAAGTACTTGGAGCAGCAGCAGGATGAGAGCAAACAAGCCCAGGAGGAGGCGCGCCGACTCAGGAGCAAGATGAAAACCATGGAGCG GATCGAGCTCCTGCTCCAGAGCCAGCGGCCCGAGGTGGAGGAGATGATCCGAGACATGGGTGTGGGGCAGTCCGCGGTGGAGCAGCTGACCGTGTACTGCGTGTCCCTCAAGAA AGAGTATGAGAATCTAAAAGAGGCACGGAAGGCTTCAGGGGAGCTGGCGGACAGACTGAAGAAGGACTTGTTTTCTTCCAAAAGCAAG TTGCAGACAGTCTACTCTGAACTAGACCAGACCAAGTTGGAGCTGAAGTCGGCCCAGAAGGATTTACAGAGTGCTGACAAGGAGATTGTG aGCCTGAAAAAAAAGCTAACGATGCTGCAGGAAACCCTGAACCTGCCACCCGTGGACAGTGAGACTGTCAACCGCCTGGTTTTAGAGAG CCCAGCCCCCATGGAGATGCTGAGCCTGAAGCTTCGCCGACCAGCCTTTGGTGATGACATTGACCTCAACGCCACCTTTGATGTCGACACACCTCCATCCCAGCCCTCCAGCATCCATCATGACCGTGCCAAGAAGCTCTGCCAAGAGATAGCACA CTCTCCCGTTCAGGACATCCCCAAGAAGATGCCCAAAGGCCCTAAGCAG GAGTCCCAGCTCTCACTGGGCGGCCAGCACTGTGTGGGAGAGCCAGATGAGGAGCTAGCTAGTGCCTTTCCTGTCTTCATCCGGAATGCCGTCCTAGGCCAGAAACAGCCCAAGAGGGCCAAGGCAGAGCCCTGTCGCAGCAGAGATACA GTAAGGACAGGCTTCGATGGGCTTGGAGGTCGGACAAAATTCATCCAACCT ACTGACACGACGATGATCCGCCCACTGCCTGTGAAACCCAAGCCCAAGACTAAGCAGAGAGTGGGGGTGAAGAAagcgctccctccctcccaggccaaGCTGGACACCTTCCTGTGGTAG